In the genome of Sardina pilchardus chromosome 14, fSarPil1.1, whole genome shotgun sequence, one region contains:
- the LOC134101362 gene encoding uncharacterized protein LOC134101362: MCFLQQGVILILVAACLAQDGGFNLDCKPDAVTIKWPQKLTQEQVQNPYTFLLGNCIPSSVSEDGALFRVGYNDCLFQRAVFGDKIVFMNLLSYRPDSAVPSVFHIVDCVFDRPALLTPLAAQPGIQGTNEEKPIFSMELMNDNFSGPAPSTTFSVGSTISLRAAVAEQADAPQQIFLNECVMTESSDPYLANETYTIITDEGCLLEGKYGNATFLPREKPSEIRLSLAAFGFADTEEVYLHCKLVSWQAHQLDVDLKACNYRKEKQRWELLDDSSRSDLCSCCDSICQQRTRGLWQNVVVGPLRIQQESRKDSVWKGPKGSAVFWLLTAAVPVVLLIATGALALSYYLCIWRGGRLGYRPSRDLLNKY; encoded by the exons ATGTGCTTTCTACAGCAAGGTGTCATTTTGATCCTGGTTGCAGCTTGCCTGGCTCAAGATG GTGGTTTTAATTTAGACTGTAAACCTGATGCAGTCACAATAAAATGGCCTCAGAAATTGACGCAAGAGCAAGTTCAAAACCCTTACACTTTTCTCCTGGGTAACTGTATCCCCTCAAGTGTGAGTGAGGATGGGGCGCTCTTCCGTGTTGGTTATAACGACTGTCTCTTCCAGAGAGCG GTGTTTGGAGATAAGATCGTCTTCATGAATTTGCTATCCTACAGACCAGACTCTGCGGTTCCATCTGTATTTCATATTGTGGATTGTGTttttgacag GCCTGCATTGTTGACTCCCTTGGCTGCTCAGCCAGGCATACAGGGGACAAATGAAGAGAAACCGATTTTCAGCATGGAACTAATGAATG ATAACTTCAGTGGCCCAGCGCCCTCCACCACCTTTTCTGTGGGCTCCACGATCTCCCTCAGGGCCGCTGTGGCTGAGCAGGCTGATGCACCACAGCAGATCTTCCTCAATGAGTGTGTTATGACCGAGTCCTCCGACCCATACCTGGCCAACGAGACGTACACTATAATCACAGACGAAGG GTGTCTACTAGAAGGCAAATATGGAAACGCAACATTTCTGCCCAGAGAGAAGCCCTCTGAAATCCGTCTCTCTCTAGCTGCGTTTGGCTTTGCTGACACAGAGGAG GTCTACCTCCACTGCAAGCTGGTTTCATGGCAGGCCCACCAGCTCGATGTTGATCTGAAGGCCTGCAACTACAGGAAGGAAAAACAGCGGTGGGAGCTGCTCGATGATTCTTCCCGAAGTGATCTTTGCAGTTGCTGTGACTCCATATGCCAACAAAGAACAA GAGGATTGTGGCAGAATGTTGTAGTTGGTCCTTTACGAATTCAACAAGAATCAAGGAAAGATTCCGTTTGGAAAGGTCCAAAAG GTTCAGCCGTATTCTGGCTCCTCACAGCGGCTGTGCCTGTGGTCTTACTAATTGCAACAGGAGCTTTGGCACTGAGCTATTATCTCTGTATATGGAGGGGTGGCAGGCTTGGGTACCGTCCCAGCAGGGACctattaaataaatattaa
- the mtfp1 gene encoding mitochondrial fission process protein 1, with the protein MEAPPEQTSKEVDIYRDTWVRFLGYANEVGEAFRALVPVSVVWASYAVATAYVTADAVDKGKKAAVVHGDNPGKTTRVGVAVVDTFIWQALASVAIPGFTINRVCAASLYLLGRATRWPLPVRKWTTTAIGLSTIPFIIKPIDRSVDFLLDSSLRKVYGEGEKHE; encoded by the exons ATGGAGGCACCACCAGAGCAAACTAGCAAAGAAGTTGATATATATCGTGACACATGGGTCCGCTTCCTGG GCTATGCCAATGAGGTGGGGGAGGCCTTCCGCGCCCTGGTGCCCGTGAGCGTGGTGTGGGCCAGCTATGCTGTGGCCACGGCGTATGTCACCGCTGATGCTGTGGACAAGGGCAAAAAGGCTGCTGTG GTGCATGGGGATAACCCTGGGAAGACGACGCGGGTGGGCGTAGCCGTGGTGGACACCTTCATCTGGCAGGCCCTGGCGTCCGTGGCCATCCCCGGCTTCACCATTAACCGCGTTTGCGCCGCCTCACTTTACCTGCTGGGCCGGGCCACGCGCTGGCCTCTGCCTGTGCGCAAGTGGACCACCACCGCCATCGGGCTCTCCACCATCCCCTTCATCATTAAACCCATCgacag ATCCGTTGACTTCCTGCTGGACTCTAGCCTCCGTAAGGTGTATGGTGAGGGGGAGAAGCACGAGTAA
- the lman2la gene encoding lectin, mannose-binding 2-like a isoform X1, with protein MTRWIHLALLLIARPCFSDDGHEMEEFLKREYSLSKPYQGIGSSGSSHWELMGDAMVTIDQVRLTPDMQSKQGAVWSRMPCHLKDWELQVHFKIHGQGKKNLNGDGLAIWYTKERMDPGPVFGNQDNFTGLGVFVDTYPNEEKYLEAQKKRYTPRSERIFPYVIAMIGNGTISYDHDRDGRPTELGGCNAMVRNLKHDTFLFIRYVRRRLTVMIDIDGQHEWRDCLDIPGVRLPEGYYFGASALTGDLSDNHDLISLKLYQLTVLRSKLEEEEAEEEIKVPSVDNVDLLRPAYTTEEGMSGVAIFFTALFSMLGLFLLIVVGMVLYSHWSESRRKRFY; from the exons atgACGCGCTGGATACATTTAGCGCTTCTCCTGATTGCGCGTCCTTGCTTTTCAGATGATGGGCATGAAATGGAGGAGTTTCTCAAGAGAGAGTACTCTCTTTCCAAACCATACCAAG GTATTGGGTCATCTGGCTCTTCTCACTGGGAACTGATGGGAGATGCTATGGTAACAATCGACCAAGTGCGGCTTACACCGGACATGCAGAGTAAACAGGGGGCAGTGTGGAGCCGTATG CCTTGCCATCTCAAGGATTGGGAGCTCCAAGTACACTTCAAAATCCATGGCCAGGGCAAAAAGAACCTCAATGGTGATGGCCTGGCCATTTGGTATACTAAAGAACGTATGGATCCAG GCCCTGTGTTTGGCAATCAAGATAACTTCACAGGTCTTGGGGTATTTGTTGACACATACCCAAATGAGGAGAAGTACCTTGAG GCGCAGAAGAAGAGGTACACCCCTCGCTCAGAG CGTATTTTCCCATATGTGATTGCGATGATTGGGAATGGGACCATAAGTTATGACCATGACAGGGATGGGCGACCCACAGAGCTAGGTGGCTGCAACGCAATGGTGCGCAACCTCAAACATGACACCTTCCTGTTCATCCGATACGTACGCCGCCGGCTAACG GTCATGATTGATATTGATGGCCAGCATGAATGGAGGGACTGTTTGGACATCCCTGGCGTACGGCTGCCGGAGGGCTACTACTTTGGAGCGTCGGCTCTCACTGGAGACCTCTCAG ACAACCATGACCTGATTTCCTTGAAGCTCTATCAGCTGACCGTGCTACGCAgcaagctggaggaggaggaggcggaggaggagatcAAGGTCCCTAGCGTGGACAACGTGGACCTCCTGAGAC CAGCCTACACCACTGAAGAAGGCATGAGTGGGGTAGCCATCTTCTTCACGGCCCTCTTCTCCATGCTGGGCCTCTTTCTCCTAATTGTGGTGGGCATGGTTCTCTATAGCCACTGGTCGGAGAGCCGGCGAAAGCGGTTCTATTGA
- the lman2la gene encoding lectin, mannose-binding 2-like a isoform X2, whose translation MTRWIHLALLLIARPCFSDDGHEMEEFLKREYSLSKPYQGIGSSGSSHWELMGDAMVTIDQVRLTPDMQSKQGAVWSRMPCHLKDWELQVHFKIHGQGKKNLNGDGLAIWYTKERMDPGPVFGNQDNFTGLGVFVDTYPNEEKYLEAQKKRYTPRSERIFPYVIAMIGNGTISYDHDRDGRPTELGGCNAMVRNLKHDTFLFIRYVRRRLTVMIDIDGQHEWRDCLDIPGVRLPEGYYFGASALTGDLSDNHDLISLKLYQLTVLRSKLEEEEAEEEIKVPSVDNVDLLRPYTTEEGMSGVAIFFTALFSMLGLFLLIVVGMVLYSHWSESRRKRFY comes from the exons atgACGCGCTGGATACATTTAGCGCTTCTCCTGATTGCGCGTCCTTGCTTTTCAGATGATGGGCATGAAATGGAGGAGTTTCTCAAGAGAGAGTACTCTCTTTCCAAACCATACCAAG GTATTGGGTCATCTGGCTCTTCTCACTGGGAACTGATGGGAGATGCTATGGTAACAATCGACCAAGTGCGGCTTACACCGGACATGCAGAGTAAACAGGGGGCAGTGTGGAGCCGTATG CCTTGCCATCTCAAGGATTGGGAGCTCCAAGTACACTTCAAAATCCATGGCCAGGGCAAAAAGAACCTCAATGGTGATGGCCTGGCCATTTGGTATACTAAAGAACGTATGGATCCAG GCCCTGTGTTTGGCAATCAAGATAACTTCACAGGTCTTGGGGTATTTGTTGACACATACCCAAATGAGGAGAAGTACCTTGAG GCGCAGAAGAAGAGGTACACCCCTCGCTCAGAG CGTATTTTCCCATATGTGATTGCGATGATTGGGAATGGGACCATAAGTTATGACCATGACAGGGATGGGCGACCCACAGAGCTAGGTGGCTGCAACGCAATGGTGCGCAACCTCAAACATGACACCTTCCTGTTCATCCGATACGTACGCCGCCGGCTAACG GTCATGATTGATATTGATGGCCAGCATGAATGGAGGGACTGTTTGGACATCCCTGGCGTACGGCTGCCGGAGGGCTACTACTTTGGAGCGTCGGCTCTCACTGGAGACCTCTCAG ACAACCATGACCTGATTTCCTTGAAGCTCTATCAGCTGACCGTGCTACGCAgcaagctggaggaggaggaggcggaggaggagatcAAGGTCCCTAGCGTGGACAACGTGGACCTCCTGAGAC CCTACACCACTGAAGAAGGCATGAGTGGGGTAGCCATCTTCTTCACGGCCCTCTTCTCCATGCTGGGCCTCTTTCTCCTAATTGTGGTGGGCATGGTTCTCTATAGCCACTGGTCGGAGAGCCGGCGAAAGCGGTTCTATTGA
- the wbp1 gene encoding WW domain-binding protein 1: MPQKTLGSIIGLLCTGTTMVQAKEFCFGVNNEQYRCEMGYCCGETECCTYYYELWWFWLVWTLIIMLSCCCAYRHRRVKMRLQQEQRQREISLMAYQGASSSFVSPPPLNLRFWNDCKLPDYEEVVGHPPTPPPPYSEMPPETSPPGQAAASASAAIVLEPPMEQEPALSRDEQHSAAGAAASPACLSSHQQHGIEAAAAATAEDEEDEGPGALPEDEEELGTRRRHVTGDSGIEVCVCQMDVDEDSDGESGNRREERAELEQLCQGGAGGECCTEREREVAVRHKEHSPEPQTQPASTGDRLV; encoded by the exons ATGCCACAGAAAACACTGGGATCCATTATAGGGCTGCTCTGCACCGGGACCACCATGGTTCAG GCGAAGGAGTTCTGTTTCGGTGTCAACAATGAACAATACAGATGCGAGATGGGTTACTGCTGTGGGGAAACGGAGTGCTGTACTTACTACTACGAACTGTGGT GGTTCTGGCTGGTGTGGACCCTTATCATCATGCTCAGCTGCTGCTGTGCATACCGCCACCGTCGCGTGAAGATGCGGCTTCAGCAGGAGCAGCGTCAGCGTGAGATCAGCCTCATGGCCTACCAGGGGGCCTCCAGCTCCTTCGTCTCCCCACCTCCCCTAAATCTGC GCTTCTGGAACGACTGCAAGCTGCCAGATTATGAGGAGGTGGTTGGCCATCCTCCGACACCCCCTCCGCCTTACTCAGAGATGCCCCCAGAGACCTCCCCGCCTGGCCAGGCCGCTGCTTCGGCCTCCGCCGCCATTGTGCTGGAGCCCCCTATGGAGCAAGAGCCCGCGCTGTCCAGAGACGAGCAGCACTCTGCAGCAGGAGCCGCAGCctcgcctgcctgtctgtccagTCACCAGCAACATGGGAtagaggcggcggcggcggcgacagCGGAGGACGAGGAAGATGAGGGGCCCGGAGCCCTAccggaggacgaagaggagctGGGGACGAGGCGGAGACATGTTACAGGCGACTCAGGGATCGAGGTGTGCGTTTGCCAGATGGACGTCGACGAAGACTCCGACGGCGAGAGCGGCAACCGCCGCGAGGAGAGGGCCGAGCTCGAGCAGCTGTGCCAGGGAGGCGCCGGGGGCGAGTGCTGCAccgagagagagcgggaggtcGCCGTGCGTCACAAGGAGCACAGCCCCGAGCCCCAGACCCAACCGGCCAGCACCGGGGACAGACTGGTCTGA